In Anaerolineae bacterium, a single window of DNA contains:
- a CDS encoding Protein YcaR in KDO2-Lipid A biosynthesis cluster, with protein MVAQDLLELLRCPVCIHTVDHPLEYYRESWLICPDCGRKYPIKEDIPIMLIDEGDKWINTPKEQLPVPPPAE; from the coding sequence ATGGTTGCTCAGGATTTACTTGAACTGTTGCGTTGTCCGGTGTGTATCCATACGGTCGATCATCCCCTGGAGTATTATCGCGAAAGCTGGTTAATCTGCCCCGATTGTGGGCGAAAATACCCTATCAAGGAAGATATTCCCATTATGCTCATTGACGAAGGGGATAAATGGATTAATACACCCAAAGAACAACTCCCTGTTCCCCCTCCCGCTGAGTAG